A stretch of the Haloarchaeobius salinus genome encodes the following:
- a CDS encoding DUF4177 domain-containing protein, with protein sequence MSESETTRWEYQTLRPPRDETQKEAEDPKAELNQFGAEGWEFVETIDYEGGGTKYLVFKRPARSGEPV encoded by the coding sequence ATGTCCGAATCAGAAACGACCCGCTGGGAGTACCAGACGCTTCGCCCGCCACGCGATGAGACCCAAAAAGAAGCAGAGGACCCGAAAGCGGAGCTGAACCAATTCGGTGCGGAGGGCTGGGAGTTTGTGGAGACAATCGACTACGAGGGAGGCGGCACGAAGTACCTCGTATTCAAGCGACCTGCCCGGTCAGGTGAGCCAGTATGA